The following proteins are encoded in a genomic region of Candidatus Campbellbacteria bacterium:
- a CDS encoding sortase: MQKKTAQTRQKNTYSQSMVSDLFALLKEHPVLVGILWSGFFIVLLGISFALGLVPKLETETPTVAIANTTVPQSTDAVQEDSAPVRIIIERIGVDTLIVNPESRDIEILDTALLSGAVRYPGSGDLEDVSNIFLFGHSTGFRVVQNQAFKAFSGLKDAREGDLVRVQSKTKEYVYRVTKVSLVNEDEVRVNFSSTRKKLTLSTCNSFGQKEERYVVESDFVGSYDLTAR, encoded by the coding sequence ATGCAAAAGAAAACTGCACAAACAAGGCAAAAAAACACATATTCCCAAAGCATGGTGAGTGACCTTTTTGCACTTCTAAAAGAGCATCCGGTGCTTGTCGGCATCCTGTGGAGCGGTTTTTTTATCGTTCTCCTGGGTATTTCATTTGCTCTTGGTTTGGTACCAAAACTTGAAACAGAAACCCCCACAGTTGCAATTGCGAACACGACAGTGCCACAATCCACAGATGCCGTGCAAGAGGATAGTGCACCAGTGCGAATTATTATTGAGCGTATTGGTGTTGATACACTGATTGTGAATCCAGAAAGTCGTGACATTGAAATTCTTGATACGGCACTTTTGAGTGGCGCGGTCCGCTATCCAGGTTCGGGTGATTTGGAAGATGTAAGCAACATATTTCTTTTCGGTCACAGCACAGGTTTTCGTGTTGTACAAAACCAAGCATTCAAAGCATTCAGTGGTTTAAAGGATGCACGTGAAGGAGATCTCGTCCGCGTGCAGTCAAAAACAAAAGAGTATGTGTATCGCGTGACAAAAGTATCACTCGTTAACGAAGATGAGGTACGTGTGAACTTTTCAAGCACACGAAAAAAATTAACGCTTTCAACATGCAATTCGTTTGGTCAAAAAGAGGAACGATATGTTGTTGAATCGGATTTTGTTGGTAGCTACGACCTCACTGCACGCTAA
- a CDS encoding type IIA DNA topoisomerase subunit B, translating to MPKKPEPKTKESSYTASDITVLEGLDPVRKRPGMYIGTTGPDGLHHLITEVFDNSRDEAMGGFANDIEVVLLPEKRVRVTDNGRGVPVDKHKQTGVSALETIMTTLHAGGKFGGEGYKVSGGLHGVGVSVVNALSSYVRADVYRDGGHYMQEYVRGKPKSSVKKLENSDLRGTTTTFEADPEIFPEIIYNWDKIVNHMRQQAYLVRGLRIAVIDAREIDEKIDFNSTMYVRELGLETPSMTFYFEGGLVSFIRHQNEFQKSLHKTIFYIEKEQDTVDVEVALQYVDDVTDHIYAFANNTYNGEGGTHITGFKTALTRTLNTYAKKTNILKEADGPFSGDDVLEGLSAVVSVKLREIQFEGQTKAKLGSVEARGAVETVFGEAFTMFLEERPEEARAVMGKVVLALRARKAAKAAKDSILRKGALEGMTLPGKLADCQTKDASESELFIVEGESAGGTAKTGRDRRTQAILPLRGKILNVERARLDRMLGSEQIKNLVIALGTAISDTFDISKLRYHKVVIATDADVDGAHIRTLLLTLFYRYFKPLIEGGFIYIAQPPLYKVKKAKEIHYFYTEEEKNTFLKKEGVDANDVEEEGEELVEEESTGVFEANEANEANEANEAKKLTKLTKLPKLSIQRYKGLGEMNADELWETTMDPTRRILKQVTIEDAQEADRIFDILMGTDVPSRKTFIQSNAKLAKIDI from the coding sequence ATGCCCAAAAAGCCAGAACCAAAAACAAAGGAGTCCTCATATACAGCCTCAGATATCACCGTTCTGGAAGGGCTTGATCCTGTGCGAAAACGTCCAGGTATGTACATTGGTACGACTGGTCCTGATGGATTACACCACCTCATTACGGAAGTGTTTGATAACTCACGCGATGAAGCGATGGGTGGTTTTGCAAATGATATTGAGGTTGTATTGCTTCCAGAAAAACGCGTTCGTGTAACAGACAACGGTCGTGGTGTTCCGGTTGATAAACACAAACAAACAGGCGTGTCGGCTCTTGAGACCATCATGACGACTCTCCATGCAGGAGGAAAATTTGGTGGAGAAGGATACAAAGTATCAGGAGGACTTCACGGAGTCGGTGTATCTGTAGTGAACGCACTTTCATCATATGTGCGTGCTGATGTGTACCGCGATGGGGGACACTACATGCAGGAATATGTGCGAGGTAAACCAAAGAGTAGTGTCAAAAAATTGGAGAATTCTGATTTGCGTGGGACAACAACTACCTTTGAGGCAGACCCAGAAATTTTTCCAGAAATTATCTACAACTGGGACAAGATTGTAAATCACATGCGACAACAAGCGTACTTGGTGCGTGGACTTCGTATTGCGGTTATTGACGCGCGAGAGATTGATGAAAAAATTGATTTCAATAGCACAATGTACGTGCGTGAGCTTGGTTTGGAAACGCCATCAATGACATTTTATTTTGAAGGCGGACTTGTGTCATTTATTCGTCACCAAAACGAATTTCAAAAATCACTCCACAAAACAATTTTTTATATCGAAAAAGAACAAGATACCGTTGATGTAGAAGTTGCACTGCAGTATGTTGACGATGTGACAGACCACATCTATGCATTCGCAAACAACACGTACAACGGTGAGGGTGGAACGCACATCACCGGATTTAAAACCGCACTGACCAGAACGCTTAATACCTACGCGAAAAAAACAAACATACTTAAGGAGGCAGACGGTCCTTTTTCTGGGGATGACGTACTTGAAGGCCTTTCTGCCGTCGTATCGGTCAAGCTTCGTGAGATTCAATTTGAAGGACAAACAAAGGCCAAACTTGGTAGTGTTGAGGCCCGTGGCGCCGTTGAAACGGTATTTGGAGAGGCGTTTACTATGTTTCTTGAGGAGCGTCCAGAAGAGGCGAGGGCGGTTATGGGCAAGGTGGTGCTCGCGTTGCGCGCTCGCAAAGCAGCAAAAGCGGCAAAGGACAGTATTTTGCGAAAGGGTGCGCTTGAGGGAATGACGCTTCCGGGAAAGTTGGCCGACTGCCAAACAAAAGATGCAAGTGAATCAGAACTCTTTATTGTGGAAGGTGAATCAGCCGGAGGTACTGCAAAAACAGGACGCGATCGTCGTACTCAGGCAATTTTGCCACTACGTGGAAAAATTTTGAATGTGGAACGTGCGCGACTTGACCGTATGCTTGGTTCTGAACAAATTAAAAATCTTGTCATTGCACTCGGGACGGCCATCTCGGACACCTTCGATATTTCAAAACTTCGCTACCACAAAGTGGTGATTGCAACTGATGCCGACGTGGATGGTGCGCATATTCGAACATTGCTCCTTACGTTGTTTTATCGATATTTCAAACCGCTCATTGAAGGCGGATTTATTTACATTGCGCAACCACCACTGTATAAGGTGAAGAAAGCAAAAGAGATTCACTATTTTTATACAGAGGAAGAAAAAAATACATTTCTTAAAAAAGAAGGTGTTGATGCGAACGATGTAGAAGAGGAAGGTGAAGAGTTGGTCGAAGAAGAATCCACTGGGGTTTTTGAAGCTAACGAAGCTAACGAAGCTAACGAAGCTAACGAAGCTAAAAAGCTAACAAAGCTAACAAAGCTACCCAAGCTCTCTATTCAACGCTACAAAGGTCTTGGAGAAATGAATGCGGATGAGTTGTGGGAAACAACAATGGATCCAACACGACGAATTCTAAAACAGGTGACGATTGAAGATGCACAAGAAGCTGACCGTATTTTTGATATCCTCATGGGAACAGATGTTCCTTCCCGCAAGACATTTATTCAGAGTAATGCAAAACTCGCGAAGATTGATATCTAA
- a CDS encoding phenylalanine--tRNA ligase beta subunit-related protein — MKVSRAWLQTFFDSPLPKVSELECILTFGAFEIEGIEAVGEDTVFDVKVLPNRAHDCLCHRGIAKEFSVLCNIPLSHDPLSGSVPSFEKSNALTVTVEKENACPVYQAAYVKGITVGPSPKWLTERLETLGQRSINNVVDATNFVMLELGQPLHSFDAQKLGDVEGSKAIHVRMARAGESIEVLGGTRYELDETIQLITDASGDTPIAIAGIKGGSQAEVDTATKDIILESAKFHPTLTRKASQKLKLRTDASYRFENEIPDELPLYALQALVTLIKDIAGGDVIEYDGFERVRATLPYKIGVSSDEVNKLLGTTLSDNELVKILDRFGFTYTKIENPRDVIVQKAQGVTGAPYKRMARIRFDTPEAFNCATLTAWCAIEAGYTFGIPRITIDQFVYLDSIDEKDLLPGDFIFTNTEEVRTIDGENYSSILGVMVKDEAIRTKTLEYLPGTEVGHGVDHVGIYAGNGEVIHAGSAVGGVVREKLSESKTFAKEKWYKRVVTDTSPRFSVTIPFERVDIRLPSDLFEEVGRVYGYEHIPAQQLPLASVSKTDKVFYYTNKVRDILVSVGFSEVMTYTFQEKGEVKLANSLAGDKGFLRNSLETGLGDAFAYNSNMLSLLGIYDFSKLKFFEIGTVFTKDGEHIELEIMSGAKGNIADTFKHIGDVFGKPANFTFVTGEDGGLMNLTEYVENLSEPTEYNLAEMVIPSMQYVASSIYPFVLRDIAVWVPDEFTGSDVEKIIRENAGEYLVRLDLFDDSYKKDGRTSYAYHLVFQSHEKTLSDDEVNVIMQAVTDELNGRDGWKVR, encoded by the coding sequence ATGAAAGTATCTCGTGCATGGCTCCAAACATTTTTTGACTCCCCACTTCCTAAAGTGAGCGAACTTGAATGTATACTCACCTTTGGTGCATTTGAAATTGAGGGAATAGAAGCTGTTGGAGAAGACACGGTTTTTGATGTAAAAGTGTTGCCTAATCGTGCACATGATTGTTTGTGTCACCGAGGCATCGCAAAAGAATTTTCCGTCTTATGTAACATTCCATTGTCGCATGACCCACTTTCGGGTAGTGTTCCGTCATTTGAAAAAAGTAATGCACTAACTGTTACAGTTGAAAAAGAAAACGCATGTCCTGTGTATCAGGCGGCATATGTAAAAGGCATTACCGTTGGTCCATCGCCAAAATGGCTCACGGAACGACTTGAAACACTCGGCCAGCGTTCAATCAATAATGTTGTTGATGCTACAAACTTCGTCATGTTGGAGTTAGGTCAGCCACTTCATTCATTTGACGCACAAAAACTGGGAGATGTGGAGGGTAGCAAAGCAATTCATGTGCGTATGGCACGCGCTGGCGAAAGTATTGAGGTTCTTGGTGGCACGCGGTACGAACTTGATGAAACAATCCAACTCATTACTGATGCTTCAGGAGATACACCAATCGCAATTGCTGGCATTAAAGGTGGTAGCCAAGCAGAAGTTGATACTGCAACAAAAGATATTATTTTGGAATCTGCAAAGTTTCATCCCACACTTACACGAAAAGCATCTCAGAAATTAAAGTTGCGTACTGATGCATCATACCGTTTTGAAAATGAAATTCCTGATGAGCTACCGCTGTATGCACTTCAGGCACTTGTCACGCTCATCAAAGATATTGCAGGAGGTGATGTGATTGAGTATGATGGTTTTGAAAGGGTTCGAGCAACGCTCCCATATAAAATTGGTGTTTCATCAGACGAAGTGAACAAACTTCTTGGGACAACACTTTCAGATAATGAGCTTGTAAAAATTCTTGACCGTTTCGGATTTACATACACAAAAATAGAAAACCCTCGAGATGTTATTGTACAAAAAGCTCAAGGTGTTACCGGCGCCCCATATAAGCGCATGGCGCGCATTCGTTTTGACACACCCGAGGCGTTCAATTGTGCAACTCTCACCGCGTGGTGTGCGATTGAGGCTGGGTATACATTTGGTATACCTCGAATTACCATTGACCAATTTGTCTATCTGGATTCAATTGACGAAAAAGACCTACTGCCCGGCGATTTTATATTCACGAATACAGAGGAAGTACGTACAATTGATGGTGAAAATTATTCTTCAATACTCGGCGTTATGGTCAAAGATGAAGCAATTCGTACGAAGACGCTGGAGTATCTCCCTGGAACAGAAGTTGGGCACGGTGTTGACCATGTTGGCATCTACGCAGGCAATGGTGAGGTTATTCATGCGGGTTCTGCGGTTGGTGGTGTGGTACGAGAGAAACTTTCTGAGAGTAAAACATTTGCAAAAGAAAAGTGGTATAAACGTGTTGTTACTGATACATCTCCACGTTTTTCAGTCACAATTCCTTTTGAGCGTGTAGATATACGTTTGCCGTCTGATCTTTTTGAAGAAGTTGGACGTGTGTACGGATATGAGCACATTCCGGCACAGCAACTTCCTTTAGCATCAGTATCGAAAACGGACAAGGTGTTTTATTACACAAACAAAGTACGCGATATTCTTGTTAGTGTCGGATTCTCAGAAGTGATGACGTACACGTTCCAAGAGAAGGGGGAAGTTAAACTTGCAAATTCACTTGCAGGAGATAAGGGATTTTTGAGGAATAGTTTAGAAACAGGACTTGGAGATGCCTTCGCATATAACAGTAACATGCTCTCGCTATTAGGTATTTACGACTTTTCAAAATTAAAATTTTTCGAAATCGGAACAGTTTTTACAAAAGATGGTGAACATATTGAGCTTGAAATTATGTCTGGTGCAAAAGGAAATATTGCTGATACATTTAAACACATTGGAGATGTCTTTGGTAAACCAGCCAATTTTACTTTTGTGACGGGAGAGGATGGTGGGTTGATGAATCTTACAGAGTATGTTGAAAATCTTTCTGAACCGACAGAGTATAATTTAGCAGAAATGGTCATACCTTCTATGCAGTATGTCGCTTCGTCAATATATCCATTTGTGTTGCGTGATATTGCAGTATGGGTGCCGGATGAGTTTACGGGTTCGGATGTTGAAAAGATAATTAGAGAAAATGCCGGAGAGTATCTGGTACGGCTAGACCTGTTTGACGACTCGTACAAAAAAGACGGACGTACATCATACGCATACCACCTTGTATTCCAATCCCATGAAAAAACACTTTCAGACGATGAGGTGAACGTTATTATGCAAGCGGTTACGGATGAATTAAACGGTCGTGATGGGTGGAAAGTACGCTAG
- the pheS gene encoding phenylalanine--tRNA ligase subunit alpha produces MEQKGFYHPLTVAIRDFERIFRSMGFSVATGPEIEDEWHNFTALNVPKDHPARDMQDTFWLPDGRVLRTHTSPVQIRYMETHEPPIRIIVPGKVYRNEATDMTHEAQFYQLEGLVVSEDTTLAHLKGVLETFFREFFGGTVEVRLRPSFFGFTEPSVEVDMRLTGEHVTPKLRDRWIEVMGAGMVHPNVLNNAGIDPKRYQGFAFGGGVERLCMLKWGIDDVRLFHTGDLRLTMQFPTK; encoded by the coding sequence ATGGAACAAAAAGGATTTTACCACCCACTCACTGTCGCCATTCGTGATTTTGAACGTATTTTCCGTAGTATGGGTTTTTCGGTTGCAACAGGACCAGAAATTGAAGATGAGTGGCATAACTTCACCGCGCTCAATGTTCCCAAAGATCACCCTGCACGTGACATGCAGGACACCTTCTGGCTCCCTGATGGTCGCGTACTGCGTACCCACACGTCGCCGGTACAGATTCGCTACATGGAAACACACGAGCCACCAATTCGCATTATTGTGCCAGGAAAGGTGTACAGAAACGAAGCAACTGACATGACACATGAGGCACAGTTCTACCAACTTGAGGGATTGGTTGTTTCAGAAGATACAACACTGGCACACCTCAAAGGCGTACTTGAAACATTTTTCAGGGAGTTTTTTGGAGGTACGGTTGAAGTGCGACTGCGCCCCAGCTTTTTTGGATTTACCGAACCGTCAGTTGAAGTTGATATGCGCTTGACTGGCGAGCATGTAACTCCAAAACTTCGCGATCGTTGGATTGAGGTGATGGGGGCAGGTATGGTGCATCCAAATGTGCTCAACAATGCAGGTATTGATCCAAAACGCTACCAAGGATTTGCTTTTGGTGGCGGTGTTGAGCGACTCTGTATGCTCAAGTGGGGAATTGATGACGTGCGATTATTCCACACAGGTGATTTACGTCTAACCATGCAATTTCCAACCAAATAA
- a CDS encoding class I SAM-dependent methyltransferase, with the protein MRSKLGKFGALVKEYKKARRPYPAEVFNFLKKNLTTKDSLILDLGCGTGISTRQLTKYGHVIGCDPDVVMLRAAKKYPKINNEKYVTGYANNLPFKDRTFDVVTAFGAFHWFNDRKSISEIRRVLRPGGIIFIVNKMGLKSWGEGYRRMIIRTIHREVAHFRKNILYKPQTSLLQNRFKKIKIRAWRKSELFSIPNALEYVQSVSIWNSVPALLKSKALDGLKKYFKKMKSEKGEIERKLAVRVVVGTK; encoded by the coding sequence ATGAGAAGTAAACTTGGAAAGTTCGGCGCACTGGTAAAAGAATATAAAAAAGCTCGGCGCCCATATCCAGCCGAGGTTTTTAATTTTCTGAAAAAAAATCTAACAACCAAAGATTCTTTGATTCTAGATTTGGGATGTGGTACAGGGATTTCTACAAGACAACTTACTAAGTATGGACATGTTATAGGGTGTGACCCCGATGTAGTCATGCTCCGAGCGGCAAAAAAATATCCAAAAATCAACAATGAAAAATATGTCACTGGTTATGCCAATAACCTGCCGTTTAAAGACAGAACCTTTGATGTCGTCACTGCGTTTGGTGCGTTCCATTGGTTTAATGATAGGAAAAGTATTAGTGAAATTCGCCGAGTTCTAAGGCCTGGTGGGATTATTTTTATCGTAAACAAGATGGGTCTGAAAAGTTGGGGAGAGGGTTACAGGAGAATGATTATAAGAACAATACATCGAGAGGTTGCCCACTTTCGGAAGAATATCTTATATAAACCACAAACTAGTCTACTCCAGAACAGATTTAAAAAGATAAAAATAAGAGCCTGGAGAAAAAGTGAACTATTCTCTATTCCGAACGCACTGGAGTATGTTCAGTCGGTATCAATCTGGAATTCAGTTCCCGCACTACTCAAATCAAAAGCATTAGATGGACTCAAAAAATATTTTAAGAAGATGAAGAGTGAAAAGGGTGAAATTGAAAGAAAGCTAGCGGTGCGAGTAGTTGTTGGTACAAAATAA
- a CDS encoding elongation factor Ts, protein MAVTALDVKQLRDRTGLPLNQCKDALESSGGDIEKALDILREKGATIASKKSDRALGSGSVQAYIHNHGAIGALAELQCETDFVARNPEFQELAKDFAMQIAATDDAILEAGVEEILKQPFFKNPDITLGGLIDGAVQKFGERTQLGRFCKFSV, encoded by the coding sequence ATGGCTGTTACCGCTCTCGATGTGAAGCAGTTGCGTGACCGAACAGGTCTACCGCTCAACCAGTGTAAAGATGCCCTTGAAAGTTCGGGGGGTGATATTGAGAAGGCGCTGGATATTTTGCGTGAAAAAGGAGCAACGATTGCTTCCAAAAAATCAGACCGGGCACTTGGTTCTGGTTCTGTTCAAGCATACATTCACAACCACGGAGCTATCGGTGCGCTTGCGGAATTGCAGTGTGAAACAGATTTTGTTGCTCGAAATCCCGAATTTCAAGAACTTGCGAAAGATTTTGCTATGCAAATTGCCGCAACGGACGATGCTATACTAGAAGCAGGTGTGGAAGAGATTTTGAAACAACCATTTTTTAAGAATCCTGACATAACGCTTGGGGGACTTATTGATGGCGCGGTGCAAAAATTTGGCGAACGAACACAACTCGGACGTTTCTGTAAGTTTTCTGTATAG
- the rpsB gene encoding 30S ribosomal protein S2 has translation MTTTETDIKVAVGELFTVGAHYGYPKARRHPTTKKYIFGVKNNVEIFDLEKTAEALNEACAFVENLAATGKKVLFVGGKREAQTAISSAAILAGAPFVAGRWVGGTLSNFDIIHKRVEKLLTLSDEREKGTLTKYTKKERLMIDRQIKRLDEMFGGIRTLSHLPGAMVIVDPQFEKIARAEALMLKIPIIALSNSDCDVRDITYVVPCNDASIGTITYVIDRIAKAYSTGSKRVPAKAAMPERKPVAPDERPARRGARVAPTHVAKK, from the coding sequence ATGACCACTACAGAAACTGATATAAAAGTAGCCGTCGGAGAACTCTTTACAGTAGGGGCTCATTATGGGTACCCAAAGGCACGCCGACATCCAACAACAAAGAAGTACATTTTTGGCGTAAAAAACAATGTTGAGATTTTTGACTTGGAAAAGACAGCAGAGGCCCTCAATGAGGCATGTGCATTTGTTGAAAATCTAGCAGCAACAGGAAAGAAAGTTCTCTTTGTGGGAGGTAAGCGAGAAGCACAAACAGCTATTTCTTCAGCAGCCATCCTTGCAGGCGCTCCGTTTGTAGCAGGACGATGGGTTGGAGGAACACTTTCTAATTTTGATATCATTCACAAACGGGTTGAAAAGCTTTTAACACTTTCTGATGAGCGAGAAAAAGGGACACTTACGAAGTATACAAAGAAAGAACGATTGATGATTGACCGACAGATAAAGCGTCTGGATGAGATGTTTGGTGGTATCCGAACACTCTCACACCTTCCGGGAGCTATGGTGATTGTTGACCCTCAATTTGAGAAGATTGCTCGAGCAGAAGCACTCATGCTCAAGATTCCAATTATTGCACTTTCAAATTCTGACTGTGACGTGCGAGACATTACATATGTTGTTCCGTGTAACGATGCAAGTATTGGAACTATTACGTACGTTATTGACCGAATTGCAAAAGCATACAGCACGGGTTCCAAACGTGTGCCAGCAAAAGCGGCGATGCCCGAACGAAAGCCCGTTGCTCCAGACGAACGACCTGCTCGACGGGGCGCTCGCGTAGCACCCACACACGTCGCAAAGAAATAA
- a CDS encoding PCRF domain-containing protein, whose translation MDLEKLKQNHKTAFLAHELERLAKERKDVLMTIEADPSLADLAKDDLTQIDASEKGIIEQIEGMEKEEKGVEESPNDIILEVRAGAGGEEAALFAELLALMYQHYAEIKGWQVTTLDESRATMGGYKDASFEISGKGVFKELRFETGVHRIQRIPATEKSGRIHTSTASVAILPLRKKHTLEINPADIEMEFSRAGGAGGQNVNKVETAVRIVHKPTGLAVRSQAERSQQRNRDKAMEMLLAKLEVLESDKAMKDLSTETKAQIGTGDRSEKIRTYNFPQDRVTDHRIKESWSNIPGILGGDISRIIKALAVASDTPQKEA comes from the coding sequence ATGGATCTCGAAAAACTAAAACAAAATCATAAAACTGCTTTTTTGGCACACGAGCTTGAACGTCTTGCGAAAGAACGAAAAGATGTGCTCATGACCATTGAAGCAGACCCATCCTTGGCGGATTTAGCAAAGGATGATTTGACGCAAATTGATGCATCAGAGAAAGGTATTATTGAGCAGATTGAAGGAATGGAAAAAGAGGAAAAAGGTGTTGAAGAATCTCCCAATGACATTATTTTGGAAGTGCGTGCTGGAGCAGGTGGGGAAGAAGCGGCGTTATTTGCCGAGCTTTTGGCGTTGATGTATCAACACTATGCTGAAATAAAGGGTTGGCAAGTTACCACGTTGGATGAATCACGTGCAACGATGGGCGGGTATAAAGATGCATCATTTGAGATTTCTGGAAAGGGCGTGTTTAAAGAACTCCGTTTTGAAACGGGTGTGCACCGCATTCAACGTATTCCTGCAACCGAAAAATCGGGGCGCATTCATACATCAACCGCATCAGTCGCCATTCTTCCTCTCCGAAAAAAACATACACTTGAAATAAATCCTGCAGATATTGAAATGGAATTTTCACGTGCGGGAGGTGCGGGAGGACAAAACGTGAACAAGGTTGAAACGGCGGTTCGTATTGTGCACAAACCAACGGGCCTTGCGGTTCGTTCGCAGGCAGAGCGAAGCCAGCAAAGAAACCGTGACAAGGCAATGGAAATGCTTTTGGCAAAACTTGAAGTACTTGAATCGGATAAAGCAATGAAGGATTTGTCTACAGAAACAAAGGCGCAGATTGGAACAGGCGATCGTTCTGAGAAAATTCGTACATACAACTTTCCCCAAGACCGTGTGACTGACCACCGCATCAAGGAAAGTTGGTCAAATATCCCCGGAATCCTCGGAGGTGACATTTCTCGTATTATTAAAGCGTTGGCGGTGGCTTCGGATACTCCTCAAAAAGAGGCTTGA
- the rpmE gene encoding 50S ribosomal protein L31, producing the protein MKSDIHPAYFLKAAVKCACGNTFTVGSTKEKIDVEVCSACHPFYVGDESKKILAGRMEKFKTRQSTTAAKREEAKKHATAKKTKKASLEVESEK; encoded by the coding sequence ATGAAATCCGATATACACCCAGCATATTTCTTAAAGGCGGCCGTTAAATGCGCCTGTGGGAACACATTCACCGTAGGTTCGACGAAAGAAAAGATAGACGTCGAAGTGTGTTCTGCGTGCCACCCCTTTTACGTAGGTGACGAGAGCAAGAAGATTCTCGCTGGACGTATGGAGAAATTCAAAACTCGTCAATCAACAACTGCAGCTAAGCGTGAGGAAGCAAAGAAGCACGCAACCGCAAAGAAAACCAAAAAGGCTTCTCTTGAGGTTGAATCAGAGAAGTAA